One window of Streptococcus troglodytae genomic DNA carries:
- the pgfS gene encoding glycosyltransferase PgfS, translated as MKLSIVVAFYNEEKMIEKTHSEISKQLQLMQPDTIDDYELVYINDGSKDKTLSLMKQMAQNDHHIRFISFSRNFGREGAILSGLKYATGDAVMLMDGDLQHPPALIPNFVAAFKEGYDVVSGQRDRQGEPKQSTFFARLFYRFANHLMDVQLTDGISEFKLFSRKAVDTILALPEYNRFSKGIFSWIGFKEKIIPYQNQVREAGESKFGFRRSMNYAFQGIISFNDKPLRICIQFGLACVGFALLYLLVMFIAYFVKPEILVSGYFTTLAAIILFSGVQLISIGVLGEYIGKIYYEVKRRPHYIVDETNIKKAKEDLVG; from the coding sequence ATGAAACTGTCAATCGTCGTCGCTTTTTATAATGAAGAAAAAATGATTGAGAAGACCCACAGTGAAATTTCCAAACAGCTGCAGTTAATGCAGCCAGATACTATTGATGATTATGAGTTGGTTTATATCAATGATGGTAGTAAGGATAAAACGTTAAGTTTAATGAAACAAATGGCTCAAAACGATCATCATATACGGTTCATCAGTTTTAGTCGTAACTTTGGACGTGAAGGAGCTATTTTATCAGGATTAAAGTATGCAACTGGTGATGCTGTTATGTTGATGGATGGCGATTTGCAGCATCCTCCTGCTCTCATTCCAAACTTTGTTGCAGCTTTTAAGGAAGGTTATGATGTTGTCAGCGGTCAGCGTGATCGTCAGGGAGAACCTAAGCAAAGCACTTTTTTTGCAAGACTATTTTACCGTTTTGCTAACCATTTGATGGACGTGCAGTTAACAGATGGTATTTCTGAGTTCAAGCTTTTTAGCCGTAAGGCGGTTGATACTATTTTGGCTTTACCTGAGTATAATCGTTTTTCTAAAGGAATTTTTTCATGGATTGGTTTCAAAGAAAAGATTATTCCTTATCAAAATCAAGTTCGTGAAGCAGGTGAAAGTAAATTTGGTTTTAGGCGTTCCATGAATTATGCTTTTCAAGGAATCATTTCTTTCAATGATAAACCTTTACGTATTTGTATTCAGTTTGGGCTGGCCTGTGTTGGTTTTGCCCTCTTATATCTTTTAGTGATGTTTATTGCTTATTTTGTGAAGCCAGAAATTTTAGTCAGTGGTTATTTTACAACTTTAGCAGCTATTATTCTTTTTAGTGGCGTACAGTTGATTTCCATAGGTGTTTTGGGTGAATATATTGGGAAAATTTATTATGAAGTGAAACGGCGGCCGCATTATATTGTGGATGAAACAAATATTAAGAAAGCGAAAGAGGATTTAGTGGGATGA